The Coregonus clupeaformis isolate EN_2021a chromosome 13, ASM2061545v1, whole genome shotgun sequence genome includes a region encoding these proteins:
- the LOC121579277 gene encoding zinc finger protein 32: protein MLMKHVHLASMQYPDNGFDQVNCCGAAQGTLTKESLTLLDCCKTQGGCIEALHALNMGTVRPEDCHQTESTSMTVKQVETVEPVHDEFIVILPPVTTVAVDVARKVEVGDTSTLGEHLSNIYMGDYASASIDFIQEVSEATKLISECGKDSVQSNYMEPQQEEQTGEGPYSDGKISSQSEAQGNCGRGRGCPNGPPGTGRGRGRPNGPPGPHPCMNCPMTFAQLAHLRAHERTHTGERPYDCSECGKRFTQIAHLKVHQRIHTGEKPYNCSACGKRFAQLASLQVHQRRHTGEKPFQCNQCGASFSQLANLLAHKAKHIGGVPYPCSDCGKVFSTAGSLKVHQRVHTGDKPFQCGFCCKCFTQLGNLKAHIERHERKGETLAQSD, encoded by the exons ACCAGGTCAACTGCTGTGGTGCAGCCCAGGGCACACTGACGAAAGAATCTTTGACACTATTGGACTGTTGCAAAACCCAAGGGGGGTGCATTGAGGCTCTGCATGCCCTTAACATGGGGACTGTGAGGCCGGAAGATTGCCACCAAACAGAATCGACAAGCATGACTGTCAAACAAGTGGAGACTGTTGAACCAGTGCATGATGAGTTTATCGTCATATTACCAC CTGTTACTACTGTAGCTGTTGATGTGGCGAGGAAGGTGGAGGTTGGAGACACGTCCACTCTTG GAGAACACCTATCCAATATTTACATGGGGGATTATGCCTCAGCGTCAATTGACTTCATACAAGAGGTTTCTGAAGCAACAAAGTTAATATCCGAGTGTGGAAAGGATTCTGTTCAGTCAAATTACATGGAACCACAACAGGAAGAACAGACTGGAGAGGGTCCTTACTCAGATGGAAAGATTTCTTCTCAGTCTGAGGCACAGGGAAattgtgggagagggagaggttgtcCAAATGGGCCTCCTGGCACTGGACGAGGAAGAGGTCGTCCAAATGGGCCTCCCGGCCCTCATCCGTGCATGAACTGTCCAATGACTTTCGCTCAGTTGGCACACTTGAGGGCCCACGAGAGAACACACACTGGGGAGAGGCCTTATGACTGCTCTGAGTGTGGGAAGCGTTTCACTCAGATAGCTCACCTAAAAGTACACCAGAGAATCCATACCGGTGAGAAGCCTTACAATTGCTCCGCGTGTGGGAAAAGGTTTGCTCAATTGGCATCCTTGCAAGTTCACCAAAGGCGGCACACCGGAGAGAAACCTTTCCAGTGCAATCAATGTGGCGCGAGTTTCTCTCAGTTAGCAAACTTGCTAGCTCATAAGGCAAAACATATTGGCGGAGTACCTTACCcgtgctctgactgtgggaaggttTTCTCTACTGCAGGGAGTCTGAAGGTGCACCAGAGAGTACACACTGGTGACAAACCTTTTCAGTGCGGTTTCTGTTGTAAATGTTTTACTCAATTAGGAAACTTGAAAGCTCACATAGAAAGACATGAAAGAAAGGGGGAGACTTTGGCTCAGTCTGACTGA